CCATCAAGGCCCTGGCCGACACGGACACGGTCTTCGCGGTGCCGCTCGGCGTCGGCGCCCACCTGGAGCACTGGGGCGTCTCGTCCGACCGCGTGCGCGAGCTGGACTGGAACGAGAGCACCAAGGTCGGCGGCATCTCCCTGACCGCGACACCCGCCCGGCACTTCTGCGGCCGCGGCCTGCGCAACACCCAGCACACGCTCTGGGCCTCCTGGGTGGTGACGGGTGACGAGCACCGGATCTACCACAGCGGGGACACCGGCTACTTCGAGGGCTTCAAGGACATCGGCGCCGAGCACGGCCCGTTCGACATCACGATGATCCAGATCGGGGCGTACAGCGAGTTCTGGCCCGACATCCACATGACGCCCGAGGAGGGCATGCGCACCCACCTGGACCTCCAGGGCGGGCGCCCCACCGGCGTGATGCTGCCCATCCACTGGGCCACGTTCAACCTGGCGACCCACCCGTGGGTGGAGCCCGGCGAGGGCACGATGGCAGCCGCGCACGCGGTGGGCGCCCGTGTCGCGCTGCCCCGCCCGGGCCAGCCCTTCGAGCCCACCGCCGAGACCGTCCCGGCCGAGCCCTGGTGGCGTGGTGTGGCCATGCCGCCGAGGGGTGGCTGGCCCGCCGTCGAGAAGTCTGGAGCGGATACCTCCGTTTCCGACACTCCGGGTGATGTCGTGGGCCAGGCTTCCGAAGGCACCGGAGAACCGGAGACGGTGCCCGCGAGCTGAATTTCCTGAATGTCCGATTGGCGGCGAGGGTCGGGGAGCGAGCTGCTCCCCGACCCTCGCCGTTTGTTCGCGACCGGTTCTGACCAGCTCTGATCGGATCCGTGACGCAAGGGAACGTGCGTCCGAAGGGGATATCGGTCTGCCGTGCGAGGCCTCATACCAGAGCGGGACGCCTTCCGGGGGAGTTTGTCAACTGCCCACCGCACATGATGGCTTGGCGACTACTGTCAGTTGCCGTCGGGCGACGCGGGGCCGAATTTTTCGGCTCTCTCGACCGGCATCGCGATGGCGCACGCCCGAGCCGCGCAGACCCGCGGGAGCCCCCGTGGCCCCCGACGCACCAGTACGAGGACGCCGATGTCTCACCTCCGCGCACCGGCCGCACGCGCAGACCGCCGTGAGGGCGGGCGGCACGGGCGGCCGGTCGCCCGCACGGTCCACCCGCAGCCCGAGACCCGCCTACGGCCCCAGTTACTGCGCCTGGCGGTCCTGCCGCCGATCGCGGTGGCGCTCAGCGGCTGTGCGGCCGTGCTGTTCACGGTCCGCTCCACCGGCGCACGCCCCGGCGTAGTCCTGTGGGCGGTGCTCGCAGGCGCCGGGTCCGTGGCCCTCGCGGGCATCCTGATCGCCGCCGTGGGCGCCGACCGGGCCGCCACGTCCGTGCGGGAACGCATCGGCGCCCTGCGCCGCGGCAGCGCCCGTACCGAGGCCGACCTGCGCGCCGTCGTCGAGGGCCTGCGCCGGGGCGAGAGCCCTCCCACGCCCAAGCCGCGCCAACGGCCCAAGCCGGACGCCGACGAGTTCGAGCTGCTCGCCGCCGACCTCTCCCGCGCGCACGACGGCGCCGTCACCGCCGTCGTGCAGGCGGCCCAACTCTCCAGCCAGGCGGGCAGCGAGCAGAAGGTCGAGGTCTTCGTCAATCTCGCGCGGCGGCTTCAGTCCCTCGTGCACCGCGAGATCTCGATCCTCGACGAGCTGGAGAACGAGATCGAGGACCCGGACCTGCTGAAGGGCCTCTTCCACGTCGACCACCTCGCCACCCGCATCCGCCGGCACGCCGAGAACCTCGCCGTGCTCGGCGGCGCCGTCTCGCGCCGTCAGTGGAGCAACCCCGTCTCCATGACCGAGGTGCTGCGGTCCGCGATCGCCGAGGTCGAGCAGTACTCGCGGGTCAAACTGGTGCCCCCGATCGACGGCACCCTGCGCGGGCACGCCGTCGCCGACGTCATCCACCTGCTGGCCGAACTCGTCGAGAACGCCACGGTGTTCTCCGCCCCGCACACCCAAGTCCTGTTGCGCGTCAACCTCGTCACCTCCGGCCTCGCGGTCGAGGTCGAGGACCGGGGCCTGGGCATGCCCCTGGGCGAACAGAACAAGATGAACGCGCTGCTCACCGACCCCGATCAGGTGAATGTAGCCAGTCTCCTCCAGGACGGCCGGATCGGTCTGTTCGTGGTGTCCCAGCTCGCCCGGCGGCACGGCATCCACGTACGGCTCCAGACCAACATCTACGGCGGTGTCCAGGCCGTACTCGTCGTACCGCAGGCGCTGTTGGGCGCGCCGCCGGGCGCCATCGGCGACGTATCGCAAGCACAGTCCCAGCAGACACAGCAGACACAGCAGTCCCAGCAGACGCAGCAGCTCAAGGCCGGCGGCCCGCGTCCGCCCGCCGGGCCACAGACAGGGCCGACCGCGCCCGTGTCGTCCGCCGGCGCGACGGTGGCCTCCGTGCCGCGACAGGGACAGCGGGACCAGACGCAGCCCGCCGCGCCCGGCACGGGCGGCAGTGGCCCGGCGCCGCTCCCCGTGCGCGGCGCCCGCGCGGAGCGGCCCAACCCGGCCGAGGCCCTGCCCGGCATCCGGCCCGACGACCGGCCCGTGGTCGCGGAGAACGCGGCCATGCCGCCCACCCCTCGCAACGGCGCGGTGCGCGGCACCATGGGCAAGCCCCAGCTGCCCAAGCGGCGCGCCCAGGAGCACATCGCACCCCAACTGCGCGACGGGCCCTTGCCCCGCCAGGATCCGGAGCAGGTCGTCGGCCACGACCCCGGTCTGATGGCGGCGTTCCAGCGGGGGATCGGGCTCGCGGAGGCCCAGCACGCCGAGGAACGGCGCACGGAGGCACCGCACAGCGGAGCAGCGCACCTGGAGCGGCCGCACCCCGATCTGCCGCACTCCGACCTGCTGCATCCGGACCCGCTGCACCGGGACCCGCCGCACCCGGATCCGCGGCACCTGGCCCCGTTGCCGCCGCTGGATGTGATCCGCGTCGACCGGACGTCCACGGGCGGCGCGCCCCGCATATCCGAGACCCACACGGCGCACGCCCCCGCCCAGCACGAGGCACACGGGACCCGCGACAACGCACCCGCGCCCGGACACGACCACACGGCCCGGCACGACGGGAGCACAACGGCCGGATGACCACCCCCCTGACGACCCCCACCCGCACGCCCTCCCACACCCCCACACCCTCCGCTCCGGCAGACCTTCGTACTTCAAGGAGTCGATCCACCATGGCGAGCGACGCGCCGACCGCCCACGCCCATGTATCCGATCTCGACTGGCTGATGAGCGGCCTCGTACAGCGCGTACCGCACACGAACAGCGCGGTACTCCTCTCCTGCGACGGACTCGTGAAGTCGGTCCACGGACTCGACCCGGACAGCGCCGACCACATGGCGGCGCTCGCCTCCGGCCTCTACTCGCTCGGCCGCAGCGCGGGCGTGCGCTTCGGCGACGGCGGTGACGTACGCCAGGTCGTCGTCGAACTCGACTCGACCCTGCTGTTCGTCTCCACCGCGGGCTCCGGCACCTGTCTCGCCGTGCTCGCCGGCCGCGAGGCCGACGCGGCGGTGCTCGGCTACGAGATGGCGATGCTGGTCAAGAGCGTCCGTCCGTATCTGATGACCGCGCCCCGGCAGGCCGCCGTGGAACCGCCTGCGATGAGGCCTTGAGCGTGGCCGCGGCCGGCGACGGGCCCTGGCTCGACGACGCGGCCGGACGGCTGGTGCGCCCCTACACGGTCAGCAACGGCCGGACCCGGCCGACCACCGCCCTCGACCTGTTGTCGCAGGTGATGGCCACCGGGGCAACACCTCTGGGCTACCTGGGCCCCGAGCACACCCAGGCACTCGAACTGTGCCGGGCGCCCGTCTCGGTCGCGGAGATCGCCGCACACCTGAAGCTGCCCGCAGCGGTCACCAAGGTGCTGCTCTCCGACCTCGTCGACTGCGGGGCACTGACCACCAAGCCGCCCGAGTTCCACCACAACCCCACTGACCGGTCTCTTCTGGAGGCAGTGCTCGATGGACTACGACGACAGCTCTGATCCCTTCCCCACCGCGCTGAAGATCCTGGTGGCCGGAGGGTTCGGGGTCGGCAAGACGACCTTCGTGGGCGCGGTGAGCGAGATCGCGCCGCTCAGCACGGAGGAGCTGCTCACCACGGTCAGCGCCGCGACCGACAATCTCGACGGCGTCGAGAACAAGGTCGAGACCACCGTGGCGATGGACTTCGGCCGCATCACCCTCGATCCGGAACACGTCCTGTACCTGTTCGGCACCCCCGGGCAGCAGCGGTTCTGGTTCATGTGGGACGAGCTGTCCGAGGGCGCGCTCGGCGCGGTGATCCTCGCCGACACCCGTCGCCTGGAGGACTGTTTCGCGGCCGTCGACTTCTTCGAGCAGCGCGGTCTCGGCTTCATCGTCGCCGTCAACGAGTTCGACGGTGCCTACCGCTACGACCCCGAGGAGGTGCGCGCGGCCATCGACCTCGACCCCGAGATCCCCATCGTGCGCTGCGACGCCCGGATCTCCAGTTCGGGTGTGCAGACCCTGCTCACGCTGGTCCGCCACCTCCTCGCCCACGCACCGACGCACGCACCCATCCGCTGAGCCCGCACCCGGCGTACTCCTTCGACCGCTGAGCCCGCACCCGACCCACGTCCCCCGCCACGGAGCCCACACCATGACGCCCGCCCCACACCAGGGAGCCCGTAGATGAGTTACGACCCGCCGCGCCCGGCCGGTCGTCTGCTGCTGACCCCGGAGGACAAGGACGCCCCCGCCCGGGTCGGCCGGCTGCGCCGGCTGGGCCTGGGAGAGCACACGGAACCCGCCTTCGACGCCTTCGCGGACCGGCTCGCCGAGGTCGCCGCGGTGCCGTACTCGATGGTCAACTTCATCGACGAGAACCGGCAGTTCTTCGCGGGCCTGCACACCCCGGACGGAAACGTCTCGGTCACCCGGCCGCTCCCGGCCGCCCCGGACGGCACCGTGAAGGTCGTCGGACGCTACATGACCCGCGACTACGGGTTCTGCCCCCACGTGGTGGTCCGCCGCAGGGCGCTGGTCCTGGAAGACGTCTGCGACTACCCGCGTTTCGCCGGCAATCCGGTCGTCGACGAGATCGGCGTCCGTTCCTACCTGGGGGCCCCGCTCATCGACCGCACCGGCATCGCCCTCGGCACGATCTGCGTCGTCGACCTCGAACCGCGCCCGTGGGGGAAGGCCGGCCTGGAGACCATCAAGTCGATGGCGGCGGAACTGGTCGAGCGGATCGAGCGCAGGGCGGACACCGGGGGGATCTGACACGCGCGGCCGGAGGCGTGAAGGAAAGCTGCGGCCGCGCTTAAGAAATCCTCGATGGACCAACGGCGCACCCGTGCGGCAGATTTCTCCGGGAAATCACCCCTCTCCCCGGTACGGGCGCCTTCGGTGTGCCCTGCTCCGGGATCTCACCACGGGAGCCACACCTTGAAGGCGCTGGTCAAGGAGAAGGCGGAGCCCGGGCTCTGGCTGACGGACGTCCCGGAACCGGAGATCGGCCCGGGCGACGTACTGATCAAGGTCCTCAGGACCGGGATCTGCGGCACCGACCTGCACATCCGCAACTGGGACGGCTGGGCGCAGCAGGCCGTCCGCACGCCGCTCGTCCTCGGCCACGAGTTCGTCGGAGAGGTGGTCGAGACCGGCCGCGACGTCGCCGAGATCAAGGCGGGCGACCGGGTGAGCGGCGAGGGGCACCTCGTGTGCGGCAAGTGCCGGAACTGCCTGGCCGGGCGCCGCCACCTGTGCCGTGCCACGGTCGGCCTGGGCGTCGGCCGCGACGGCGCGTTCGCCGAGTACGTGGCGCTGCCCGCCGCGAACGTGTGGGTGCACCGCGTCCCCGTCGACCTCGACGTCGCCGCGATCTTCGACCCGTTCGGCAACGCCGTGCACACGGCGCTGTCCTTCCCCCTGGTCGGCGAGGACGTCCTCATCACGGGCGCGGGCCCGATCGGTCTGATGGCCGCGGCCGTGGCCCGGCACGCGGGTGCCCGCAACGTCGTCATCACCGACGTCAGCGAGGAGCGCCTCGACCTCGCCCGCAAGATCGGCGTCAGCCTCGCGCTGAACGTCGCGGAGTCGACCATCGCCGACGGGCAGCGCGCCCTCGGCCTGCGCGAGGGCTTCGACATCGGCCTGGAGATGTCCGGCCGTCCCGAGGCGATGCGCGACATGATCGCCAACATGACGCACGGCGGCCGGATCGCGATGCTCGGCCTGCCCGCCGAGGAGTTCCCGGTCGACTGGTCCCGGATCGTCACCTCCATGATCACGATCAAGGGCATCTACGGCCGTGAGATGTTCGAGACCTGGTACGCGATGTCCGTCCTCCTCGAAGGCGGCCTCGACCTCGCGCCGGTCATCACCGGCCGCTACGGCTACCGCGACTACGAGGCGGCCTTCGCGGACGCCGCGAGCGGCCGCGGCGGCAAGGTCATCCTCGACTGGAGCGCGTGAGCGTCCGCAAGAGCCCCTCCGAACCGCGTGACCCCCTAGGAGCCCCTCCATGTTCGACTCCGTGCGCGACGACCTCCGCGCCACCCTCGACGAGATCCGCGCCGCCGGTCTGCACAAGCCCGAGCGCGTCATCGGCACCCCGCAGTCCGCGACCGTGAGCGTCACCGCGGGCGGCCGGCCCGGCGAGGTCCTCAACTTCTGCGCGAACAACTACCTCGGCCTCGCCGACCACCCCGAGGTCGTCGCCGCCGCCCACGCGGCCCTCGACCGCTGGGGCTACGGCATGGCGTCCGTCCGCTTCATCTGCGGTACGCAGGAGGTGCACAAGGAGCTGGAGGCGCGTCTGTCCGCGTTCCTCGGCCAGGAGGACACGATCCTCTACTCCTCCTGCTTCGACGCCAACGGCGGCGTCTTCGAGACCCTCCTCGGTGCCGAGGACGCGGTCATCTCCGACGCCCTCAACCACGCCTCGATCATCGACGGCATCCGCCTCTCCAAGGCGCGCCGCTTCCGGTACGCCAACCGTGACATGGCCGACCTGGAGGCCCAGCTCAAGGAGGCGTCCGACGCGCGCCGGCGGCTGATCGTCACCGACGGCGTCTTCTCGATGGACGGCTATGTCGCGCCCCTGAGGGAGATCTGCGACCTCGCCGACCGCTACGACGCCATGGTCATGGTCGACGACTCGCACGCCGTCGGCTTCGTCGGCCCCGGCGGCCGCGGCACCCCCGAGCTGCACGGTGTCATGGACCGCGTCGACATCATCACCGGCACCCTCGGCAAGGCACTCGGCGGCGCCTCCGGCGGCTATGTCGCCGCCCGCGCCGAGATCGTGGCGCTGCTGCGCCAGCGCTCCCGCCCGTACCTCTTCTCGAACACCCTCGCCCCGGTGATCGCGGCGGCCTCCCTGAAGGTGCTCGACCTGCTGGAGTCGGCCGACGACCTGCGCATCCGCCTCGCCGAGAACACCGCGCTGTTCCGTTCCCGGATGACCGCGGAAGGCTTCGACATCCTCCCCGGCGACCACGCGATCGCCCCCGTCATGATCGGCGACGCGTCCGTCGCCGGACGCATGGCCGAGCTCCTCCTGGAGCGCGGCGTCTACGTGATCGGCTTCTCCTACCCGGTCGTCCCGCAGGGCCAGGCCCGGATCCGGGTCCAGCTCTCGGCCGCGCACTCGACGCAGGACGTGAACCGGGCGGTCGACGCGTTCGTGTCCGCCCGCGCGGAGCTCGAGGGCTGGAAGACGCCTGTGACCTGAGAGAATCGGTCGCATGATCGAAGCGCGGCGGCTCCACATCCTCCGTGCGGTGGCCGACCACCGCACGGTCACGGCGGCGGCCGCCGCGCTCTATCTCACCCCCTCGGCCGTCTCCCAGCAGCTGACCGCGCTGGAGCAGGAGACCGGCCACCGGCTCGTCGAGCGCGGCGC
This portion of the Streptomyces mirabilis genome encodes:
- a CDS encoding MBL fold metallo-hydrolase, coding for MTGFRTLSSGLRALQPAAFGADPGGERMERIRRSPNFADGVFQNPVSARTRPDGSMLEFAKVFFRKEERAHRAPAGTVPVYPTTLADLAKPAASGLRITWMGHSSVLAEIDGHRVLFDPVWGERCSPFNFVGPKRLHPVPLPLAALGPVDVVVISHDHYDHLDLPTIKALADTDTVFAVPLGVGAHLEHWGVSSDRVRELDWNESTKVGGISLTATPARHFCGRGLRNTQHTLWASWVVTGDEHRIYHSGDTGYFEGFKDIGAEHGPFDITMIQIGAYSEFWPDIHMTPEEGMRTHLDLQGGRPTGVMLPIHWATFNLATHPWVEPGEGTMAAAHAVGARVALPRPGQPFEPTAETVPAEPWWRGVAMPPRGGWPAVEKSGADTSVSDTPGDVVGQASEGTGEPETVPAS
- a CDS encoding ATP-binding protein, translating into MSHLRAPAARADRREGGRHGRPVARTVHPQPETRLRPQLLRLAVLPPIAVALSGCAAVLFTVRSTGARPGVVLWAVLAGAGSVALAGILIAAVGADRAATSVRERIGALRRGSARTEADLRAVVEGLRRGESPPTPKPRQRPKPDADEFELLAADLSRAHDGAVTAVVQAAQLSSQAGSEQKVEVFVNLARRLQSLVHREISILDELENEIEDPDLLKGLFHVDHLATRIRRHAENLAVLGGAVSRRQWSNPVSMTEVLRSAIAEVEQYSRVKLVPPIDGTLRGHAVADVIHLLAELVENATVFSAPHTQVLLRVNLVTSGLAVEVEDRGLGMPLGEQNKMNALLTDPDQVNVASLLQDGRIGLFVVSQLARRHGIHVRLQTNIYGGVQAVLVVPQALLGAPPGAIGDVSQAQSQQTQQTQQSQQTQQLKAGGPRPPAGPQTGPTAPVSSAGATVASVPRQGQRDQTQPAAPGTGGSGPAPLPVRGARAERPNPAEALPGIRPDDRPVVAENAAMPPTPRNGAVRGTMGKPQLPKRRAQEHIAPQLRDGPLPRQDPEQVVGHDPGLMAAFQRGIGLAEAQHAEERRTEAPHSGAAHLERPHPDLPHSDLLHPDPLHRDPPHPDPRHLAPLPPLDVIRVDRTSTGGAPRISETHTAHAPAQHEAHGTRDNAPAPGHDHTARHDGSTTAG
- a CDS encoding roadblock/LC7 domain-containing protein; translation: MASDAPTAHAHVSDLDWLMSGLVQRVPHTNSAVLLSCDGLVKSVHGLDPDSADHMAALASGLYSLGRSAGVRFGDGGDVRQVVVELDSTLLFVSTAGSGTCLAVLAGREADAAVLGYEMAMLVKSVRPYLMTAPRQAAVEPPAMRP
- a CDS encoding DUF742 domain-containing protein, which codes for MAAAGDGPWLDDAAGRLVRPYTVSNGRTRPTTALDLLSQVMATGATPLGYLGPEHTQALELCRAPVSVAEIAAHLKLPAAVTKVLLSDLVDCGALTTKPPEFHHNPTDRSLLEAVLDGLRRQL
- a CDS encoding GTP-binding protein encodes the protein MDYDDSSDPFPTALKILVAGGFGVGKTTFVGAVSEIAPLSTEELLTTVSAATDNLDGVENKVETTVAMDFGRITLDPEHVLYLFGTPGQQRFWFMWDELSEGALGAVILADTRRLEDCFAAVDFFEQRGLGFIVAVNEFDGAYRYDPEEVRAAIDLDPEIPIVRCDARISSSGVQTLLTLVRHLLAHAPTHAPIR
- a CDS encoding GAF domain-containing protein, with translation MSYDPPRPAGRLLLTPEDKDAPARVGRLRRLGLGEHTEPAFDAFADRLAEVAAVPYSMVNFIDENRQFFAGLHTPDGNVSVTRPLPAAPDGTVKVVGRYMTRDYGFCPHVVVRRRALVLEDVCDYPRFAGNPVVDEIGVRSYLGAPLIDRTGIALGTICVVDLEPRPWGKAGLETIKSMAAELVERIERRADTGGI
- the tdh gene encoding L-threonine 3-dehydrogenase, producing the protein MKALVKEKAEPGLWLTDVPEPEIGPGDVLIKVLRTGICGTDLHIRNWDGWAQQAVRTPLVLGHEFVGEVVETGRDVAEIKAGDRVSGEGHLVCGKCRNCLAGRRHLCRATVGLGVGRDGAFAEYVALPAANVWVHRVPVDLDVAAIFDPFGNAVHTALSFPLVGEDVLITGAGPIGLMAAAVARHAGARNVVITDVSEERLDLARKIGVSLALNVAESTIADGQRALGLREGFDIGLEMSGRPEAMRDMIANMTHGGRIAMLGLPAEEFPVDWSRIVTSMITIKGIYGREMFETWYAMSVLLEGGLDLAPVITGRYGYRDYEAAFADAASGRGGKVILDWSA
- a CDS encoding glycine C-acetyltransferase, with amino-acid sequence MFDSVRDDLRATLDEIRAAGLHKPERVIGTPQSATVSVTAGGRPGEVLNFCANNYLGLADHPEVVAAAHAALDRWGYGMASVRFICGTQEVHKELEARLSAFLGQEDTILYSSCFDANGGVFETLLGAEDAVISDALNHASIIDGIRLSKARRFRYANRDMADLEAQLKEASDARRRLIVTDGVFSMDGYVAPLREICDLADRYDAMVMVDDSHAVGFVGPGGRGTPELHGVMDRVDIITGTLGKALGGASGGYVAARAEIVALLRQRSRPYLFSNTLAPVIAAASLKVLDLLESADDLRIRLAENTALFRSRMTAEGFDILPGDHAIAPVMIGDASVAGRMAELLLERGVYVIGFSYPVVPQGQARIRVQLSAAHSTQDVNRAVDAFVSARAELEGWKTPVT